The Archangium primigenium genomic interval CTCGCTCGCGCGGACCGCCCTGTCCATCGGGGGGGAGGCCCGGCCGTGGCCGGTCGGCGGGATGCCACGCCGCGCCATCGTCAGCTCGTTTGGAATCAGCGGGACCAACGCGGGCCTCGTGGTCGAGGAGGCTCCCCGGCCCGCACCGGGTACGGCCACGCCGAGCGCCGCCCTCCGGGAAGGCCCCGCGGGCGAGGTCCTCCTGCCCCTGTCGGCGCGCAGTCCCGAGGCGCTTCGCGCGCTGGCGCTCGAGCATGCCCGGCGGCTGAGCGAGACCGAGCATCCGATGGCGCTCGCGCAGTACGTGCATCTGGCGAGCACGCGGCGCAGCCATCTGTCCTTCCGTCAGGGCATCGTCGGCGGCTCGCGCGCCGAGCTCGTGGAGAGCCTGAAGGCGTTCGCGCTCCAGTCCGAGTCGCCGGTGGCGGAGATGGGCAAGGCCCCGCCGCGCATCGCCATGATCTTCCCAGGTCAGGGCTCGCAGTGGGTGGGGATGGGCAGGGAGTTGCATGCGCGCGAGCCGGTGTTCCGGGAGGCGCTGAGCGCGTTCGACGCGGCGATCCGGAAGCTGGCCGGTTGGTCGGTGCTCGATGAACTGCTGGCCGACGGCACGCGCAGCCGCCTGGATCAGGTCGATGTCATCCAGCCCTGCATCGTGGCGATCCAGATCGCCCTGGGGGCGCTGTGGCGCTCGTGGGGGGTGGAGCCGGCGGTCGTGGTTGGCCAGAGCATGGGCGAGGTGAGCGCGGCCTGCGTCGCCGGTGCGCTCAGCCTCGAGGACGCGGTGCGGGTCATCACCGCGCGCAGCCGCCTCGTCAAGCAACTGCGGGGGGGGGCGATGGCCAGCGTCGAACTCCCGGCCAGCACGCTCGAGGGGATGCTCGGCGAGGGGCTCGGGGTGGCCGCCGTCAACGGGCCCACGTCGAGCCTGGTGGCGGGGCGCTCCGACGCCATCGATCGGTTGGTCACCGAGATGGCCGGCCGGGGCGTGTTCTGCCGCAAGGTGAAGGTGGACTACGCCTCGCACAGCCCCGAGGTGGAGCCGCTGCGCGAGCAGCTCCTCGCGGCGGTGGCGTCCGTGCGGGGTCAGCAGCCCACGCTCGCCTTTCGCTCCACGGTCCACCGGGGCTGGGTGGGCGCCGACGGGCTTGGCCCCGACTATTGGTACCAGAATCTCCGCGAGCCGGTGCAGCTCTTCCCCGTCCTCGAGGAGTTGCTGGTCACCGATGGAATCGATGTCCTCCTCGAGGTCAGTCCGCATCCCATCCTCGGCTCGGTGCTGCAGGGAGCCGCCGCCCACACGGGCCGTGAGGTGACGGTCGTCGCGTCGCTGCGCCGTGAGCAGGCGGAGCAGAAGACGCTCCTGCTCACCCTGGCCGCGCTCTACGCCCGCGGCCAGTCCGTCGCCTTCGAGCGCGTGAGCGCGAGCGGGGAGGGCGCCGCCCACACGGCGCGTTGGTCGCCGCTGCCGACCTATCCCTGGCAGCGCCAGCGCCACTGGCTGCCCTCCGCGACGTTGGAGCGGCGGCCCGCGATGGGGAGCGCCACGGAGGCCTCACGCGACTGCCTGCCGCCAGGGCGCCGCCTGCGCTCGCCCGTGCTCCGTGACGCGGTGTACGAGGTCGTGCTCGGTTCGAAGTCGTTGCGCTGCTTCGAGAGCCACCGCGTCGAGGGGGGCGTGATCGCTCCCGCGTCGTGGAGCTTCTCCATGGTGCTCGCCGCGCTGCGGGACCTGGGGAGCCGCGGTCCGGTCTCGGCGCGTCAATGGACCTTCGTCCGCCCGCTGGCGATCCCCGAGGGGGAGGAGCGACAGGTCCAGCTCATCCTCTCGCCCGGGACCTCACGTCCCGACCGCTTCCAGCTTCTCTCCGCCTCCTCCGCGGACGCCGAGGACGAGCGGTCGTGGACCTTGCTGTCGGAAGGGGAACTCGTGTCCGCGGGCGCGCTGTCGCTCGCGGAGCTCGATGTGGACGCGGTGCGCCGCGGGATGGAAGCCGTCCCGAAGGACGCCATCGCGGCGATGACCGGCTCCCCCGGCGCCGAAGGTTGGATCGAGGCGATTCACCGTGGCGAGCGCGAGGTCCTGTGCCGGCTTCGCGCGCCGCGCGCTGGCGATCACGCGGAGCGCTTCATCCTGCACCCCGAGCCGTTCAACGAGGCACTCACCGCCCTGGTGTCGTGCGCGGGCGTGACGGACCTCCGCTATGCGCCCATTTCCCTCGACGCGCTCGACGTCAACGCACAGGCGGACGTCGTGTGGATCCACGGCACCGTCGCGCAGGTGGAAAGCGGAGGAAGGCCGGCGCTTTCCGTCACGCTCCACTTCTACGACGAGGCGCTGCGGCCGGCCGCCGTCGTCTCCCGCCTGCACTGCGTCCCGGCGTCCCTCGAGAGCAGCCTCAAGACGGAGACCGGGCTGCTCGGGCGAGGGCGCTACGAGGTGGCCTGGCAGCCACTCGAGCTGGAGAGCGCCACGCCGGCGGCCGGCCGGTGGCTCATCTTCCCGGATGCGCGCGGCACGTGTGAGCTGCTGGCCGCCCGTCTCGAGGCCGAGGGCCATGAATGCGTGCGCATCTCCGGAGCCTTCGAGTCTGGTGTCCAACTCCAGGAGAAGCTCATCGCGGTGGCTGACGGGCGGCCGTTGCGCGGCATCCTGTTCGGCCAGGGGCTCGATGCCGCCACCCCGCCAGAGCAGCCGTTCTCCTTCGAGCCCCTCGAGCCGGTGCGCGTCCTGCTGCAACTCGCCAAGGCACTCGCGGCCCGCGCACTCGCGCCCGTCTGGATTTTCACCCGGGGCGCGGTGGCGGTGGAGGAGGGCGAGACACTCGACACTCCCGCGGCGGCGGCGCTCTGGGGCATGGGCCGGGTGCTCGGTCGCGAGCATCCCGAGGCCACCCCGCGCCTCGTCGACGTCGATCCCCGCGGCTCCGTGCGCGCGAACGCGGAGCAACTCCACCGCGCGCTCTTCCAGGGCAAAGAAGAGCAGCTTGCGCTGCGCGCCGCCCGGCACTTCGGGCTGCGGTTGCGCCGGGGCCGTGACGAACGGACCTCCCGGACCCTGAGCCTCTCGCCCGACGTCAGCTACCTCATCACCGGAGGACTGGGGCGGCTGGGCTTGATGCTGGCGGAGTGGCTGGTGGCGCGCGGTGCGCGGCATCTCCTCCTGCTGGCCCGCTCCAAGCCGTCGGACGCGGCGGCGCGCCGCATCCAGGCGCTCGAGCAGCAGGGCGCGCGGGTCTTGTTGGCCCGCGCCGACGTGGCGGACTTCGAGGCGCTGCGTCAGGTGCTCGCCACCGCCGGAGCCGAGCTGCCCCCCCTGCGCGGTGTCTTCCACGCGGCCGGCCAGGCGCGCCAGGCGCTCCTCGTCGACGAGCCGTGGCGGGACTACACCGAGGTCCTCGGCGCCAAGGCGGCGGGGGCGTGGAACCTGCACCTGCTGACCCGGGACCGGGACCTCGACTTCTTCGTCCTGTTCTCCTCCGTCGCCGGCGTTCTTGGCCTCGCGGGAATGGGGAGCTACGCCGCCGCCAACACGTATCTCGATGCCCTCGCCGTTCACCGCCGCGGGCTCGGGCTTCCCGCGCTCAGCATCGCCTGGGGCGTGTGGGACCAGGAGCTCGATCACCAGTTTGGTGACCGGGCGAAGCGCGTCGGGTTGATGCCGTTCGCCGCCGCCGAGGGTCTCCAGGCCCTCGGGGTGCTGGCCGCCGGTCAGACGGCCCATGCCGTCGTGGCCCACATGGACTGGGCCCTCCACCTCCAGGAGCGCATCGGCGCCACGCCGACGTGGCTCGAGGACCTCGCGGTCGCCCGTGGCCCGGCGAGCCCGCGCGAGCAGGAAAGCACCTCGAAGTTGCTCGGCGACCTGTCGGGGCTCTCGTCCGGGGCCGCCGCGGAACGGATCGCGGCGCACGTCGCGGGCGTCGTGGCGGAGACGCTCGGCTATCCCCGTCATCACGTCTTTCCCCGCGGCAAGGGGTTCTTCGACATCGGCTTCGACTCGCTCCTGGCCATGGAACTGCGCCGCCGTCTGGCCAAGGACTTCGCGCACCCCTTCCCGGTGACGCTGGCCTTCGACCATCCGACGATCGAGCGTCTCGCCGCCCATCTCGTCGCCCACTGGCAGGAGAACGGCGCGGCGGTACGGGGTGGCGCGCGGGCAGTGCTTGCCGTTCCAGCGGATGCACCCGTGGCACGGCCGCTCGCCGCCGCGGTCGAGGCCCCGCCGGACTCCGCCGTCGAGCCCATCGCGATCGTTGGCATCGGCTGCCGGTTCCCCGGTGGCGTGGTCGATCCGGAGACGTTCTGGGACCTCCTGGTCCAGGGCCGTGATGCCACCTCCGAGGCGCCGCTCGGCCGCTGGGATGATGAGTCGCTGTTCGACCCGGACCCGAGCGTGCCCGGCAGATTCCACGTGCGTCGCGCCGGCTTCCTGTCCGACGTCGAGTCATTCGATCCCGAGTTCTTTGGCATCTCTCCGCGCGAGGCCGCGCGCATGGATCCCCAGCAACGGCTCCTGCTCGAGGTGACCTGGGAAGCCCTCGAGCACGCCGGCGTGCAGGCCGACAGCCTGGTGGACTCTGCGACGGGTGTGTTCGTGAGTGGCTCGACGAACCAGTACCTGAGCCGGTTCAGCGAGGACCCGAAGGAGTTGGACGCCTACGCGCTGACCGGCAACCTGCCGTGTACGCTGTCGGGCCGGGTGTCGTATGTCCTGGGGCTGCGCGGTCCCAACCTGGCGCTCGACACGGGCTGCTCCGGGGCGCTGGTCGCCCTGCACCTGGCCTCCCAAAGCTTGCGCGCGGGGGAATGCGGGTTGGCGCTCGTCGCTGGCGTCAACGTCCTGTTGTCCGCCGAGATGATGATCGGCCTGGGCAAGACCGGTGCGCTCGCGCCCGACGGGCGTTGCAAGACCTTCGATGCCTCGGCCAACGGCTTCGGGCGCGGCGAAGGCTGCGGCGTGCTCGTCCTCAAGCGGCTGCGCGACGCACGGGCCCAGGGAGATCGGATCATCGCCGTGGTTCGTGGCTCGGCGGTGAACCACGATGGCCGCAGCGGCGGACTCACGGTCCCCAGTGGCCCGGCGCAGCGGCTGTTGATGGAGCGCGCGCTGCAGCAGGCCCGGATTCCGGCCTCACAGGTGGGCTTTGTCGAGGCGCACGGGACCGGCACGCAATTGGGTGATCCCATCGAGGTCGGAGCGCTGGCCTCCGTCTACGGACGCGCCTCGGGCCGCACCTCGCCGTGCTTCCTGGGCGCGGTGAAGAGCAACCTGGGCCACCTCGAGGCGGCGGCCGGCGTCGCCGGTGTCATCAAGGCCGCGCTCACCGTCGACCGCGGTGAAATTCCTCCGAACGTCCACTTCAACGAGCTCAATCCCAAGCTGCCCCTGGAGGGCGAGCCCTTCGACATCCCGACGCGGCTGCATTCGTGGCCAGTCCCCGGCCGCCGCCTCGCCGCGGTGAGTTCGTTCGGCCTCGGCGGCACCAACGCACACGCCATCGTGGAGGCAGCGTCCGCGAGCAGCGCCCCTGACGCACGGGCGGTGACGGCCTCGGTGCCGCTGCGTGAGCGGCCGGCCCATGTGGTGACTTTGTCGGCGCGCGGCCAAGAGGCGCTCGTCGAGCAGGCCCGGCGTCTGTCCGACCACGTCCAGCGGCATCCCGAACTCCGGCCCGAGGACATCGCGTTTTCGGCCAACACCGCTCGTACCCACCTGCCACACCGCCTGGCGATCACCTTCACCTCCGCCGAGCAGCTCCGGGTCCGGCTCGCCGCCTTCGCCGCGGCCCCGGCGGCGGGGGAGGCCGTGCACGGGGACGTGACCGATGTCCCGGCTCCTCGCATTGGCTTCCTGTTCACCGGACAGGGCTCGCAATACGTCCACATGGGCCAGGAGCTCTACGAGACCCAGCCCGTGTTTCGTGAGGCCCTCGATGCGTGCGCGGCCTTCCTGGATCGTGATGCCGGGCAACCGCTGCTGACCCTGCTCGCCGACGGCGAGTCCATTGATCGCACCGGGCGTGCCCAACCGGCGCTGTTCGCCGTGCAGTACGCGCTGACGCGCCTGTGGCGCTCGTGGGGCATCGAGCCGCACGCGGTGTTCGGCCACAGCGTGGGTGAGATCGCGGCCGCCTGTGCCGCCGGTGTGCTCGACCTCCAGGATGCGCTGCTGTTGATCCAGGAGCGCGCGCGGTGGATGGAGACCCTTCCCGCGGGCGGCGTCATGGTCAGCATCCGCGCCAGTGCGGACGCGGTGCTGGCCGCGCTCGCCCCGCACTCCGGGCGCGTCTCGATCGCGGCACTCAATGGTCCCGAGCACACCGTGATCTCGGGTGCCCAAGGTCCCGTCCTGGACATCGCCGCGGACTTCCGCGCGCGAGGGGTCGAGACCAAACAGCTCCGGGTGTCGGTCGCCTTCCATTCACCCGAGGTGGAGCCGATCCTCGCGCCCTTCGCGCGGGCGATCGCCTCGATCACCGCGCGGCCGGCGCGTCTGCCGTGGGTCACCGGGCTGACCGGTACCGTACTGCCTCACATCGATGCCTCGTATTGGTCGCGGCAGATCCGCGAGCCCGTGCAGTTCACCGCGGGCATGAAGGCGCTCGTCGACCTGGGCTGCGACATGCTCCTGGAGATCGGTCCCCATCCGACGTTGACGGGGCTCGCCGTCGAGACCCTGCCGTCCACGGTCACGTGTGTCGCCTCGATGCGGCGCGGCCAGCTAGATACCGAGGTCATCGCGCAGAGCGTCGGTCGGCTCCACGTCGCGGGTGCTCCCATCGATTGGAAGGCCTGGGATCGGCCCTTCCCACGTGAGCGCCATCCGCTGCCGTCCTACCCCTTCCAGCGGCGCCGCCTGTGGTTCGACGCTCCCAGCCGGACTCGGCTCGCGGAGTCGGCGAAGACGCGTGAGGCCGAGCGCGAGGCGTCCTGGTATTCGCGCTGCGAATGGCGCGAAGTCGCGCTGTCGCGGCCGGTGACGTCCGCGCCGGGTGCCGGCCACTGGCTCCTCCTGGCCGACTCCGGCGGTTTCGCCGCCGCGCTGGCCGAGGTCCTCACCGCTCGCGGTGACACCTGCTCCTTGCTGCGGCCCGACGAGCTGCGGCGCCAGGGGTGGCCCGTGCCCGAGGTGGCGCGTGCCCTCGACGCCGGGGTGAGTTCCGCGAATCGGCCCCTGCGCGGCATCGTCCATCTGTGCAGCCTCGACATCGCGCCCACCCGGATGCTCGATGACGCCGCGTTGGATCTCGCGGAGTCCCTCAACCTCGGCAGTGTGCTGGCGCTGGTGCAGGCGCTCGCCACACGCGGGGCCTCTGTCGGTGGCGCTCGGCTGTGGTTGGTGACCCAGGGGGCGGTGTGCACCGGGGACGATGGCGCCCGGGTTTCGGTGGCGCAGGCGCCCGCCTGGGGATTGGGCGCGGTCATTGCCTCGGAGCATCCCGAGTTCTGGGGCGGCACGGTGGATCTCGAGCCCACCGAGCCCACGCGGCCTCCGGAGCGCGCGCAGGCCCTCGCGTTGGCCGCTGAACTCACGGGCGAGTCCGGTGAAGGGCGGATCGCGCTGCGTGGCGGCCGCCGTCTCGTCGCGCGACTCGCGCGTTGCCTGCCGGCGCGGACCGGGCCGGTGCCCATCCGCTCCGACGCGAGCTACCTGGTGACGGGCGGGCATGGTGCGCTCGGCCTGGCCGTCGCGGGTTGGCTGGCGAAGCGGGGCGCGAGGCATCTCGTGCTGGTGAGTCGGCGGGGTGCCAACGCGGAGGCTCAGGCCACCATCGCTGGACTGGTGGCGCAGGGCGTCTCGGTCAACAGCGTGAGGGCCGACCTCGGCGTGCCCGGTGAGGTGCACGAGTTGCTGAGTCGCCTCAAGGTGGGGGGTCCGCCGCTGCGCGGGGTGATTCACGCCGCGGGCGTCGTCGAGGATGGCCTGCTCGTCAATCAATCCTGGGCGGCCTTCGAACGCGTCCTGCGGCCCAAGGTCCGCGGCGCGTGGCATCTGCTGCGCAACACACGGGACCTGGACTTCTTCGTCCAATTCTCGTCGGCCTCCTCGCTCCTGGGCCCACATGGGCAGGCGAGCTACGCGGCGGCCAACGCGTTCCTCGACGCGCTTGCCTACCACGAGCGTGCGCACCACGTGCCGGTCGTCACCATCAACTGGGGTCCGTGGGCGGCGGGCATGGCCGCTCGCCTCGACGCCGAAACCAGCCGCCGCACCCTGGGCGTTGGCTGGAGCCCGTTGTCGGTCGCCGACGGGTGGGCCGCGCTCGACCGGATCGTGGCGAGCGATGAGGCGCAGGTCGCCGTATTGCCGACGGACTGGGCCGTGCTCGACGCCGAGGGTCAGCGCTCTCCGCTCACCCGGGAGTTGGCGGGGAGTGATGTCCTGGCGCCGCGTGCCGGTGGGCACGTCGCTGCCGCGCCCGTACGTGCTCGCGACACCCTCCTGGCGACCGTTCCCTCCGAGCGGATGCGGGTGCTCGAGGAGCACATCCGGCGGGTCGTGGAGGGCAGCCTCGGGTGGGACGCGCGCGAAGGTGATGAGCTGGGCGCCAGGCGGGGGTTCGTCGACGTGGGCATGGACTCGCTCATGGCCATCGAGATCCGCAACCGGTTGCAGCGCGAGTTCGACGTCACCCTCGCCGCCACCACCTTGTTCAATTACTCGACCCTCAGCTCCCTGACGGAGCACCTCGCCTCCCTGCTCAGCCACGCCGGGATTCTGCTCTCCGACGCCCCCGTCGCCAGCGCGCCCAGCCCCGCCGAGGGCAGCGCACCGGTTCGGGTTGAGGCGCCGAGCGAGGACGAAGAGGGCGACCTCTCGGACGATGAACTCGCCGCGCTCATCGCGAAAAAATACGACTCCCGCCGTTGACCTCCCATGACCGCTCCCAAGCTTTCGCCGCTCCAGCAGGCCTTCCACGTTATCAAGGACCTCGAGTCCAAGGTCTACTCGCTCACCGCGGAGCCGATCGCGGTCCTCGGCATGTCGTGCCGTCTCCCCGGCTCGGTGGCCAGTCCGGAGGACTTCTGGCGCCTGTTGTCGTCTGGCCAGGATGGCACCTCGGAGGTGCCGCCGGACCGCTTCGACATCAACGCGTTCTATGACCCGGATCCGCGAGCCGCGGGGAAGACGTACGCGCGCCGCGCGGGGATGCTGGAGTCGATCGACCAGTTCGACGCCCGCTTCTTCGGCATCTCGCCCCGCGAGGCGGTCCTCATGGATCCGCAGCAGCGCCTGCTGCTCGAGGTGACCTGGGAGGCCATCGAGCGCGCGGGCCTGTCTCCGCAGAAGCTCGAGAAGTCGGCCACGGGCGTGTTCGTGGGGGCGAGCCAGAGCGACTACCTGCGGCGGCACGCCTACGCCGCGAAGCCGAAGGACATCGACGTCTATGACGGCACCGGCAACGCCACCTGTTTCTCGGCGGGACGGGTCTCGTACCTGCTGGGGCTGCAGGGGCCGTCCTTCACCGTGGACACCGCGTGCTCCTCGTCGCTGCTCGCCGTCCATCTGGCGTGCCAGAGCCTGCGCGCTGGAGAAAGTGACGTGGCGATCGCCGCCGGGGTGAACCTCATCGCGTCCCCGGAGACGTTCATCTTCCTGTCGCGCGCCGGCAACATGTCGCCCGATGGTCGCTCGAAGACGTTCGATGCCTCGGCGGATGGCTATGGCCGGGGCGAGGGCTGCGGCGTCGTCGTGCTCAAGCGGCTGTCGCGGGCGCGCGCCGATGGCGATCCCATCCTCGCCGTGCTGCGCGGATCGGCCGTCAATCACGATGGGGCCTCGAGCGGCCTGACGGTGCCCAACGGCCTCGCCCAGCAAGCCGTCATCCGGCGGGCGTGCCAGAACGCGGGCATCGAGCCGCGACACCTCGACTATGTCGAGGCGCACGGCACCGCGACGCTGCTGGGCGATCCCATCGAACTCGACGCGCTCGGTGCACTCGTCGAGGGGCGAACCTCGGACAAGCCGCTCTGGGTGGGCTCGGTCAAGAGCAACGTCGGGCACCTGGAGACGGCGGCGGGGATCACCGGCCTCATGAAGGCCGTGCTGATGCTCCAGCACAAGCAGCTCCTGCCGCACCTGCACTTCACGCGGCCCAACCCCCACGTGGACTGGCAGCGCCTGCCGCTGCGCGTTTCCACCGAGCTCGCTCCCTGGGAGTCGCCCGCGCCCCTGCTCGCCGGCGTGAGTTCCTTCGGGCTCAGCGGCACCAACGTGCATGTCATCCTCGAGGAGGCGGGCGAGCCCGCGGCGGAGGCCGCGCCGCGCGCCTCGGAGCCGGCTCCGGCCGCCACGGAGCCGGGGGTCCTCCTGCTGTCGGCACGCTCGCCGTCGGCCTTGCGCGATCTCGCCGTCGCCTATCGCCACCTCCTGGCCTCGCCCCGGTTCGATGCATCCCCGCAGGCCATCGCCCACACCGCCGCGCTGCGGCGCTCCCACCATGAGCATCGGCTCGCGATCGCCGGGGCCACACGCGAGGCGTGGGTGGCCGCCCTCGACGCGTTTCGGGACGAAGCGTCCCACGCGGGCCTGTTCACCGGACGGACCGAGCCCGGGCGGGCCGCGAAGCTGGCGTTCGTGTTCTCCGGACAGGGCGCGCAGTGGGTGGGGATGGGCCTGGAGCTGTTCGCCGCCTCGCAGGTGTTCCGCGACAGCCTCCAGGCCACCGCCGCCGCGCTGGCGCCGCATGGAGGCTACCCCATCCTCGAGGCGTTTGGCGCCGCCGCGCCGCCGCCGGACCTGACGCGGGGTGAGGTGGTGCAACCGCTCCTGTTCGCCATCCAGGTGGCCCTCGCTCGACTCTGGCGCTCGTGGGGCATCGAGCCGGCGGCGGTGACCGGTCACAGCGTGGGGGAGATCGCCGCCGCGCACATCGCCGGAGCGCTCACCCTCGAGGATGCGGCGCACATCGTCTCGGTCCGCAGCGAGCTGATGATGCGCATCAGCAATCAGGGCGCCATGGCGATGGTCGAGTTGCCCGCCGCGGACGTGGCGAAGTGGCTCGTGCGCCACGAGCCGCACCTGTCGATCGGTGCCATCAACGCACCTCGCTCCACCGTGGTATCGGGACAGCGCGAGGCGATCGAGGCGCTGCTCGCGGAGCTCGCGGCCGGTGGGGTGTTCGCGCGCCGGGTGAAGATCGACGTGGCCTCCCACAGCCCGCAGGTGGCGCCCCTGATGGACGAATTCCGTCAGCGGCTCTCCGGGCTCGTGCCCCGTGGCGGCGGCCTGCCCATGATCTCCACCGTGACGGGGGGCGAGGTGGCGGGCAGCTCGCTCGATGGAGATTACTGGGCGCGCAACCTGCGCCAGGAGGTCCGCTTCGCGGACGCGATCACCACCCTCGACCGGTCCGGGTATGGCACCTTCCTCGAGATCAGCCCCCATCCCGTGCTCGCCATGGCGATGGAGCAGACGCTCAGCGGGCGGCGCGTCATCGCGGCGTCGCTGCGCCGTGGCCAGCCCGAGTGGGGCGCCCTGAGCGAAGCGCTGGCCCAGCTCCACGCCAACGGCCATCCCATCGACTGGAGCAGGATCTTCCGCTCCCCCCAGCGCGCCGTGCTGCTGCCGACCTACCCGTGGCAACACGAGCGGTACTGGGAGGAGTTGCGCCTCGCGAACTCGGTGCACGTCGACATCGAGACCTCCTCGCGCGCTCCGGCGCTCGCCGGCCAGCGGGTGCTCAGTCCGGGCGAGGAGGTGCACTTCGTGGACCGCCTCCAGCTCTCCGAGCGCCCGTACCTGGAAGAGCACCGGATCTTCGATGACGTCGTGGTTCCCGGTGCGTTCCACCTGGCGGCCGTGCTGTCGGTCGCCGACGAGCTGGTCGGCGGTGCGGCCTGTGTTCTCGAATCGGTGACCTTCCCGCAGGCGTTGCGCGTGAGCGCTCAGGCGGCGGTGGCGGTCCACCTGACCGCGCTGCCTCGCGATGGTGGAAAGACGCGCTTTCGTCGCGCCAGCCGCGCGGCATCGCCCAAGCGCTCCGGCAGCTGGGACGAGCACGCCACGGGCTTCATCTCCTGTCTCGAGGCCACCGGAGCACGGCCCGATTCGGCTCTGGAGCGCCTGGCGAGCGGGGCGGTCACCGAGGTGGATCCCACCGCGTTCTACGAACAGAACACGCGACGCGGCATCGAGCTGGGCCCGATGTTCCGCTGGATTCGCCAGCTTTGGGTTGGCCCGCGCGAGGCCCGGGCCGTCCTGGAACGTCCCGCCGCGCTCAAGGGCCAGCGGGCGGAGCCGCGGCAGGCCCTCCACCCGGCGCAACTGGACGCGGTCTTCCAGACCTTCGCGGCGGCCGTCCCGGAGAGCGCGGACCACGCATACATTCCCTTCTCGGTCGACCGTCTCGAGTTCCATGGGGAGGGCGTGGACCAGCCGTTGCACTGCCTGGCCCGCTATCAGCCAGGGGACGATGAGTCGTTTCTCGTGGGCGATGCCGTGGTGCTCGCGGCCGACGAGCGGGTGGTCGCCCGCGTCGATGGGCTTCGTCTGCGGCGTGTCTCCCGTGCCGCCCTGGCGGCCAACGGGGGCCCGGCGTGGAGCGACTGGCTGTACGAGTCGCGGTGGGATCGGCAGCCGCTGTCGACGGCGCAGGTGCCCCCGGGAGGGCGCTGGCTGCTGTTCGCCGACGCGCACGGCGTCGCGGCTCGGCTCGCCGAGCAGCTTCGCGCGCGCGGGGACGAATGCATCACGGTGACGCCCGGTGAAGCCTTCGCACGCGTCTCCGCTTCGGCGTACACCGTGGCTCCGGAGCGGCGCACCGACTTCGACCAGCTCGTGGCCGCGCTCGCGGGCGGTGCCCCGCTGCGCGAGGCCGTCTTCCTCTGGGGCCTGTCGGAGCAGCAGCCCGCGGCCGGGCCGCTGACCTGGCCCCTGGAGCGCGCGGCCCAAGCCACCGCCGGACTGCTGCACCTGGTGCAGGCGATTGTCGCGGCGGCGCCGCGTGAGCCACCGCGCCTGAGCGTCGTCACACGGGGGGCCCAGTGGTCCGCCGGGGAAACCGGCGCGGTGGATGTGGCCGCGGCACAGCTCTGGGGAATGGCCCGCGGCTTTCTCCACGAGCATCCGGCGCTCGGTTTCACGCGCATCGACCTCGCGCAGTCGGG includes:
- a CDS encoding type I polyketide synthase, with product MTAPKLSPLQQAFHVIKDLESKVYSLTAEPIAVLGMSCRLPGSVASPEDFWRLLSSGQDGTSEVPPDRFDINAFYDPDPRAAGKTYARRAGMLESIDQFDARFFGISPREAVLMDPQQRLLLEVTWEAIERAGLSPQKLEKSATGVFVGASQSDYLRRHAYAAKPKDIDVYDGTGNATCFSAGRVSYLLGLQGPSFTVDTACSSSLLAVHLACQSLRAGESDVAIAAGVNLIASPETFIFLSRAGNMSPDGRSKTFDASADGYGRGEGCGVVVLKRLSRARADGDPILAVLRGSAVNHDGASSGLTVPNGLAQQAVIRRACQNAGIEPRHLDYVEAHGTATLLGDPIELDALGALVEGRTSDKPLWVGSVKSNVGHLETAAGITGLMKAVLMLQHKQLLPHLHFTRPNPHVDWQRLPLRVSTELAPWESPAPLLAGVSSFGLSGTNVHVILEEAGEPAAEAAPRASEPAPAATEPGVLLLSARSPSALRDLAVAYRHLLASPRFDASPQAIAHTAALRRSHHEHRLAIAGATREAWVAALDAFRDEASHAGLFTGRTEPGRAAKLAFVFSGQGAQWVGMGLELFAASQVFRDSLQATAAALAPHGGYPILEAFGAAAPPPDLTRGEVVQPLLFAIQVALARLWRSWGIEPAAVTGHSVGEIAAAHIAGALTLEDAAHIVSVRSELMMRISNQGAMAMVELPAADVAKWLVRHEPHLSIGAINAPRSTVVSGQREAIEALLAELAAGGVFARRVKIDVASHSPQVAPLMDEFRQRLSGLVPRGGGLPMISTVTGGEVAGSSLDGDYWARNLRQEVRFADAITTLDRSGYGTFLEISPHPVLAMAMEQTLSGRRVIAASLRRGQPEWGALSEALAQLHANGHPIDWSRIFRSPQRAVLLPTYPWQHERYWEELRLANSVHVDIETSSRAPALAGQRVLSPGEEVHFVDRLQLSERPYLEEHRIFDDVVVPGAFHLAAVLSVADELVGGAACVLESVTFPQALRVSAQAAVAVHLTALPRDGGKTRFRRASRAASPKRSGSWDEHATGFISCLEATGARPDSALERLASGAVTEVDPTAFYEQNTRRGIELGPMFRWIRQLWVGPREARAVLERPAALKGQRAEPRQALHPAQLDAVFQTFAAAVPESADHAYIPFSVDRLEFHGEGVDQPLHCLARYQPGDDESFLVGDAVVLAADERVVARVDGLRLRRVSRAALAANGGPAWSDWLYESRWDRQPLSTAQVPPGGRWLLFADAHGVAARLAEQLRARGDECITVTPGEAFARVSASAYTVAPERRTDFDQLVAALAGGAPLREAVFLWGLSEQQPAAGPLTWPLERAAQATAGLLHLVQAIVAAAPREPPRLSVVTRGAQWSAGETGAVDVAAAQLWGMARGFLHEHPALGFTRIDLAQSGEEHPALFAELVSREREEEVLLRQGVRRVGRVARAARLEPAGGAVVRGDGGSYLVTGGLGGLGLRVADWLAERGARSLVLVGRRGAENEAQRGAVDALRARGIAVEVVAADVSDPRHVARAVEQARQLGPLRGVIHAAGVLDDGMLAQQTPERYHRVMAPKVLGALHLHELTRDRELDFFVLFSSAAALIGAPGQSNYSAANAALDAIALARHAQGLPALSVDWGAFSEVGMAAQQANRGERLSHRGILGMSPADGLEVLGALLERKSVHVAVIAMDPRQWLETSPHMARSKRFSELMGEVQPQGGANRNTKLRDLEALRTAPPKEVRMRIALLLRQEIGRVLRLDAQALEPQAPLMSLGFDSLLSLELRNRLEALFGLSLPAVLLWTYPTIEALTEHLAEQLQPASPEPVPMPVESARLAEEDAAEEELDDMTEAERALIEERLASLTRRL